GAACAAGAACTCGATCAAGATTATAGGCGACCACACGAACAAGTACGCGCAGGGCTATTTCTTCTACGACAGCAAGAAGTCCGGCGGTCTTACGATCTCGCACCTTCGCTTCGGCGACGTGCCGATAAAGTCGACCTACCTCATCGACCAGGCGGACTTCGTGGCTTGCCACAACCCGTCGTACGTCACACACTATAACATGGTCGACGACATTAAGGAAGGCGGCGTGTTCCTTCTTAACTGCCACTGGACGCCCGAACAGCTCGACTGCGAGCTTCCCGCCGAAATGAAGCAGACCATCGCCAAAAAGCATATCAAGCTTTACACGATCGACGCGCTTAAAATAGTCAACGAGATCGGCGCACGCAAGGGCGTCAACACCGTTTGCCAAGCTGCGTTCTTCAAGCTTGCCGACATTATCCCCTACGAGGAAGCCGCAGGCTACATGAAGCAGATGATCAAAAAAGCGTACGGCAAGAAGGGCGACGACGTCGTCAACATGAACTACGCGTGCGTAGACAACGCTATCGCGGGGCTTGTAGAAGTCAAGGTTCCCGCCGAGTGGGCTAACGCCAAGACCGGCGCGAAAGCTGCTGAGGTCGGCGGCGACGACTACTTCAAGAACGTCGTCAATCCCATTCTTCGTCAGGAAGGCGACAAACTGCCCGTATCGGCGTTCGCGGCCGACGGCACCGTTCCTACCGGCACGACCAAGTACGAGAAGCGCGGCATTGCCCCCACCGTTCCCGTCTGGATCGCCGACAACTGCATACAGTGCAACCAGTGCTCGCTCGTTTGCCCGCACGCGTGCTTGCGCCCCGTTCTATCCACCAAAGCACAAGACGCGAAAGCGCCCAAGACCTATATCACCAAGCCCGCGGTCGCTCAGCTTAAAGACACCGCATACAACTATCGCATTCAGCTTTCGCCGCTCGACTGCACGGGCTGCGGATCGTGTGCTAACGTTTGCCCCGCCAAAGAAAAGGCGCTCGTTATGAAACCGCTCGACGACGTTATCGACGCCGAGAGCAAGAACTACGCGCATTCCGAAACGATTCCGTTCGTCGACGTTGCCGACAAGGTCAAGGTCGATACGGTCAAAGGCAGCCAGTTCAAACAGCCGTTGTTCGAATTCTCGGGCGCGTGCGCGGGCTGCGGCGAAACGCCGTACGTCAAGCTTATCACCCAGCTTTTCGGCGACCGCATGGTCGTAGCGAACGCTACGGGCTGCTCGTCGATCTACGGCGGTTCCGCTCCCACCTGCCCTTACACCAAGAACGCCGAGGGTCACGGTCCCGCGTGGGCTAACTCGTTGTTCGAGGACAACGCCGAGTACGGCTACGGTATGCACCTTGCGTACAAGGCGCGCCGCGAAGCGCTTAAAGACAAGGTCGCCGCGCTCGCCGCTACCGGCTGCGAGAAGTGCGCCGCCGCGTGCAATAACTGGATCAACAACATGGACGACGCCGCAGGCAGCAAGGCTGCCGCCGCCGAGCTTGTAAAAGTGCTCGAAGGCGCGAAGAAGCTCGACGCCGAGAAAGCCGCGCTCGTTAAAGACATTCTCGCCGACAAAGATTGCCTTGTCAAAAAGTCGATCTGGATCTTCGGCGGCGACGGCTGGGCGTACGATATCGGCTACGGCGGTCTCGACCACGTGCTTGCTTCGGGCGAGGACGTCAACGTGCTCGTTGTAGACACCGAGGTGTACTCCAACACCGGCGGTCAGTCGAGTAAGTCCACCCCCACCGGTTCGGTCGCTAAGTTCGCCGCGGGCGGCAAGCGCACCAAGAAGAAAGACCTCGGCGCTATGGCTATGACCTACGGCTACGTGTACGTGGCGCAGGTCGCTATGGGCGCGGACAAGAACCAGGTCATCAAGGCGATTGCCGAAGCCGAAGCCTATCACGGCCCGTCGCTCATCATTGCGTACGCTACCTGTATCAACCACGGTATTGATATGTCCAAGGGCATGGCGGAAGAAGACAAGGCGGTCAAGGCAGGCTACTGGCAGCTCTACCGCTTCAATCCCGATCTTGCCGAAAAAGGCGAAAACCCGTTCATTCTCGACAGCAAGGATCCCACGGGCAGCTATCAAGAGTTTATCGGCGGCGAGACGCGCTATAAGTCGCTCGCTAAGGCTAAGCCCGAGATCGCGCAGCAGTTGTTCGAACGCGCCGAGCAGGAAGCGAAAGCCCGCCTCGAAGGCTACAAGCAACGCGCTAAGAAAGACTAGTTACTTCCCTACTTTCTTGTGAACAAGAAAGTAGCAAAGAAAACCTACTTCTTTTTCGAAAGAAGTAGGCAAGAAAACTTTAAGTTAAAATACAAAAACGAGCGGTCATTAATTTGACCTCTCGTTTTGTTTTAGATTATGAAAAAAGCCGCAAACGATTGCGACTTTTTTCTGTATGTGGGAAAAATATGTGTGAACTCGCTTACCTTACAAAAAGCGTCGTAAGCTGACAAGCGCGTTCTATCCATTATTCTACAAGAAGAAATCTTCTTTGTCAAGTATTTTAAGAAGTTTTTTTCTAAAATAATAGTATGTTTGGAACTCGGTTAAAAGAGTTGAGGGCAGATCGCGGTCTGTCGCAGCAAGCGCTCGCTCAACAAATAAGGGTAAGCCAAAAAGCTATCGATTATTGGGAAAGGGGCGTAAACGAGCCGAAGGCAACCTATATAGTTTTGCTCGCGGACTTTTTCGGCGTATCGACGGATTACCTACTGGGGCGCACCGATATTATTTAATTTGCTTTTTTGGCAATGACCCGCGCCGTGACGGGATCGAGAAGAACGCCGCACTGCCCTTCGGCGGTTATGAACGCTACGTGCCAGCACACGCCCGAACCGTCTATCGGGTTTTTGATAATGCGCGCGCGGATCTCGTATTGTCCGCTTAGGTCGCGGAACTCGTTCTCGGCGGCGCTTATTGCGCTCGAATAGTCTATCATATCGGCGGTAACGAGCGACGACAGTGCGTAGTCGGTCTTAGTCCCGTTGCGCTCGATAGACACGGTAAACTCGCCTATCGCCTCGTGCTCGAACTCCGCGGAAAAGCTCGCGGCGAACGGATGAACGACGAGCGTTCCGCCGAACGTAGAGCCGTCCACTACGGCAACGTAAGTATAGACCGCGTCCACGTCGAAGCTCGACGGGACGAGCGTTATAAGCGTGTACGGAACTAGCTCGTTAGTCGCGCCGTCGAGCGCGTACGGGTCCTCGCGCACGCCCGATACCGCGGTAACGGTACAGCCGTCCGCCGTCGCGGTAAAATACCCGCTGCGCCGCTCGCTTACGTTCTTCATTCCGCTCACGCCGCACGAGCAAAGAAATAGCACTGTAACGACGGTCATTATTGCCGCAAAAATAAACGGTATTTTTCGCATATTCATATTCATGGTTTATAAATATGCGATACGATTAAAAATTAGAAATAAAAAAGAGCCGTGACCTGCAGTAAGTGCCGGGCTCCAATTGCCCGGGGTTCTTGCCAGTCACGACTCTATTGTTATTAGATACCGTTATAATCGAAATGTCAATACGTTTACTAAAAATTATTTAACTTAAAGTTTTCTTGCTTACTTCTTTCGAAAAAGAAGTAAGTTTTCTTTGCCTACTTTCTTTCGAAAAAGAAAGTACGTTATAAAATGTAATACTCGCTGTCGTTAAGATTATTACCCCAACCGATCGCGTTACCCTTTACTTTATCGGGGATTTCGTATTTATTCGCTTTATCCAAGTTTTTGTTTACTTGCAAATCGATTTTATTATTAAGCGTGATATTATATTCGGTATATTCCCCGCCCGTGGGGTTATAGCAAAGCTCGGTATCGCAAACTATCGAAGAAATCTTTCCGTCGGTCACAACGACAACTAAGCTTGCGTCCTTGATAACATTCTCGGTATTGAAGTAATTTTCGACCTCTATTACGTCCTCGTAGCTATTGGTATTGATCATAGCGACGATTTTTTCTTGCACAGTCTTAGTCGCGGCTTTACCGAGATATACGGAATATGTAACGGTCGTGCCTGTTACTTGCTTTTTAATGCAGTCGATCTCGCTCGCCGTCTGTTTAACTACGGAAGTAAGAAAATCGAATTGCGTGGCAGCGGTAACACCGTCGGCTCTTGTTTGAGTATTTTTTGATTTACGGGAAATAAGCCAAGAACCCTGATTATCCGCATCTTCGCCGTTCACGTTGCCGAGCGTGTACTTATACGTTTCCTTACCCGCCGTTTCACTGTGCGCTTTGTAATAATAGGAATGATTAAACCAGTCTACGCCGTCTTCCGTTTTCTTGTACATTCTTGCGGTATAGCTGTCTACAATGGCAAGCTTGTTCCAACCGGGATCGAATTCATTTTCCGCAGTTAAATCAAGCGAATAAACGGGATCATCCTTTATGTCTGCGACTGCGGCATTAATCTTGCTCACTTCCGCTTGAATATCCGCAGCCTTGTATGCAATGTTTGCAGTATCGGGCAGAGAAATCTCGGTCGAATTCCCTCGTTGCGTATAATCTACACTGACAACCACTTTAACTGCCTTAACGTCGATTTGGAGCTTCATACCGAGCTTGAAATCATTGAGCTTGCCGTCTTTTATATTAAAATCGAACGTGCTCGTATCTTCGGCTAACGTTATTCCCTTAAACGATACGCCCGTGCCGAGCTTTTCAAAAACCTTATTAAGTGCGGTATATGCAATATTATTATTCCCAGCTTTGAGCTTGCAGGAATACGCATAAGCGGAATTTTTAAGCGTGGTTATGTCGCTTATACTACTTTCGTTTGCCGAGTCAACGATTTTAACTACGGGCAAATTAACCATAGTTATATCTTGATCCTCGACAGCTTCTATCGAAAGCTTTTTCACGACCTTGCTGTCCTTTCCGTCCATCGTTGCCTTAATGCGATTATCTCCCGAAGTGAACACGTAGCAAGTGGAATCCGCCAAAAGCGCGCCACTCGTCGTGCGCTTAAACGCTACCTCGTCATTATTGCCGTCATAGCGATACTTCCCGTCGTATTTGCCGTTCAATGCGGTACCCAAACCGAGCACTTGGAAATCGCCTGTGATCGTTAAATCGAAATCGTATCCTTGGACCTTTTCGTCGACAGCGCTTTTACGTGCCGCAACAATATCCGCTGCCGTGGGTACGTACGTTTCCGTCGGCGTATTGACTGTCCCGTTGGGCGAATTGCCCGGTTGTGTTCCGTCGGTTTCTCCACTGCCACCGTCGCTTCCGCCGCAGGCGCCTAAGCCGAACAATGCGAAAACGCACGCCATAAGAGCCAAAAGTGTTGTAAATAATTTTTTCATAGGTACCTCCTAAAAAATTACATAAAAAATGCGCCAACCGAAGTCAACGCACGAAAAACGCAAACTCCGACTGTCGCCAAACAAGTTAATATGCAGTACGGAAATTTCGTCCACATAAAAGGAATTTGCATTTTTACCAAATTCATATATGGACGATATGAGAAAAGTATATACCTATTCGATTTAATAAAAAACCCCGTACTCCTTATTAGGGCATATAACTTGTTTGGCATAATAAGTATACCATATCACCGAAAGAAAATCAATATATTTTCGATCATTATGAAAAAATCGTACCGACAGTGCTTGCCGAATACGATTTTTATATTTAATTTAAAGTTTTCTTTGCTTACAAAAAACAAATGCGCGGTAATTGCTACCATGCAGTAAATAACTTAAAGTTTTCTTGCTTACTTTCTTTCGAAAAAGAAAGTAAGCTATTTAACTTTCATCAAACGCACGATAGCGGCGCGCTCGTTCTCGTCGAGCTTCATTAGGATATACTTGATAGTTTCTTGAAGCTGCGGGATCATAACGTATTCGAGCGCGTTCACGCGCCTGCGGTTCTTCTCTATCTCGTCAGCGAGCATATTACACGTTTTCTCGACCTCGGCAAGATGCAGGATCTTATCGGTCAGCGCGGTCAGTTTGAGCACAGCGTCGTCGAGCTCGGCAGGCGCGGAGCACAGCGCGTACGGCAGCTGCACCTCGCCCACGCGCTCGGTCGTCATGAACGGCACGTCCACGCCCATAACGTTCTTGCTCCCGACCGTGATCTTAGCGGTAAGAGTAGGCAACGCAATAGCCTGAACGACGTCGAGCGGCACACCGCCCGCGAACGCGAACGCTTTAAGCGCGTCGGCTATCTCGCCTTCTATCTCCTCGCGAAGTCGCTTGTTTTCTTTAATAAGCACCAAAAACTGCCGAACCATTTCGTCCGACTTGTCTTTGAGCAGCTTATGCCCGCGCTCGGCGGTTTTAAGCCTGTCTTTGAGCCTACGCAATTCCATGCGCGTAGGATTAACGTTCAGTCTTGCCATGAGTTACCTATTTCTTAGCGTCGTAGAACTCGTCGAGGTGCTCGTCGCGTATGCGTTTAAGCTCGCTACGCGGCAATATCCTTAATAGCTCCCAGCCGATATCGAGCGTTTCCTCGATACTGCGATTAGCGTCGAAGCCCTGATTGATATACTTCTTTTCGAACTCCTCGGCAAACTTGGCGTACAGCTTATCTACGTCGGTAAGTGCTGCGTCGCCGAGTATCGCGCTAAGCTCTTTGGCGTCCTTGCCGCGCGAGTACGCCGAGAACAGTTGGTTCATGGTATCGGCGTGATCCTTGCGCGTCTTGCCCTTGCCTATGCCCTTGTCTTTAAGTCGCGACAGGCTGGGAAGAACATCGATCGGCGGGTTAAAGCCTTTTTTGTACAGCTCGCGCGAGAGAATTATCTGCCCCTCGGTAATATACCCAGTAAGGTCGGGAATGGGATGCGTTTTGTCGTCCTCGGGCATGGTAAGAATGGGTATAAGCGTTATAGAGCCCTTCTTGCCGCGTATACGCCCCGCGCGCTCGTAGATGGTCGCAAGGTCGGTGTACAAATATCCGGGATAGCCGCGCCGCCCCGGCACCTCTCTGCGCGCCGCAGAGATCTCTCGAAGCGCTTCCGCGTAGTTTGTTATATCGGTCATAATAACGAGCACGTGCATATCGCAATCGAACGCCAAATACTCGGCGGCAGTCATTGCCATGCGCGGAGTATTGATACGCTCAACGGCAGGGTCGTTCGCAAGGTTAAGATACATGACCGTGCGGTCGATAGCGCCCGTGCGCCTGAAATCGTTAATAAAGAACTCGCTTTCCTCGTAGGTGATACCCATTGCCGCGAACACGACGGCGAACTTATCGTCGGTGTTTTTGACCTTGGCTTGCCTTGCTATCTGCGCGGCAAGGTCGGCGTGCGGCAGACCCGAAGCCGAGAACACGGGCAACTTTTGTCCTCGCACGAGCGTATTAAGCCCGTCTATCGCGCTCACGCCCGTTTGAATGAACTCGTTGGGATAATCACGGCTTGCGGGATTGAGCGGGCTGCCGTTAATATCAAGGCTCTTTTCGGGCAGGATCTCCGCGCCGCCGTCAATGGGATTACCCATGCCGTCGAACACGCGCCCGAGCATATCGTGCGACGCTTTAAGCTCGATCGCCTTGCCCGTGAACTGCGCCTTTGCGTCGGCTATCTTCAAGCCGCGACTGGGCGCGAATAACTGAACGAGCGCTTTATCGCCGTCTACTTCCAGAACGCGCCCGAGCCGAACCTCGTCCGTGCCGTTCTGCGTGATTTTAACAAGCTCGTTGTACTTAACGCCCTCTACTTGCTCTACGAGCATGAGCGGACCTACAACCTCTCTAATCGTACGGTATTCTTTACGCATTTATTATACCCTCTTATAAATCGTTGACAGCGCGATTAATCGTTTTCTTGTTTGAGTTCGGCAAGTTGCTGCACCATCTCATCATGCAACGTATCGAGCTTAGCCATATCGGTCTCTACCACGTACTTGGCTCTACCTATCTGCTCGCGGCAGGGCACGCCGAGAATATCGTCCACGCCCACGCCGCGGTCGAGCGCCCGCTGACCCTGGTGGTAGTAGTCGACTATAAGCTTTAACATTTTAAACTGCTTTTTGAGCGAGGTATAGGTGTCGACCTCGTGGAAGGAGTTTTGGTGCAGGTAGTCCTCGCGCACCGATTTTGCCGCTTCCATAGTGAGCCTGTCGCGCGGCGAAAGAGCGTCCATACCGACGAGCCTTACTATCTCGTCAAGTCGCGCCTCGTCCTGCAAGATTTTGCTTATCTCGGTACGGTAGGCGTTGAACTGCTGATCGACGTTACGCGAGAACCATTCGGCAAGCCTATCCGAGTACAGCGAGTAGCTGACGAGCCAGTCGATCGCGGGGAAATGCCGCTTGTATGCAAGCGCGCTCGATAGCCCCCAATACACCTTGACTATACGCAAAGTCGCTTGGCTGACGGGCTCTGACATATCGCCGCCGGGAGGAGACACCGCGCCTATGGCGGTAACGGAGCCCGTGCGCTCCTTAGAGCCCAAAAGCCTAACCGTGCCCGCGCGCTCGTAGAACTCCGCGAGCCTACTCGAAAGGTATGCGGGATAGCCTTCCTCGCCCGGCATTTCTTGAAGCCGTCCGCTCATTTCGCGGAGCGCTTCCGCCCAGCGCGAAGTACTGTCCGCCATGATAGCTACCGAGTAGCCCATATCGCGGTAATACTCGGCGATCGTGATACCCGTATAAATACTAGCCTCGCGCGCCGCAACCGGCATATCAGAAGTATTGGCTATAAGCACGGTGCGCTTCATGAGCGGTTGATTCGTTTTGGGATCGATAAGCTCGGGGAACTCGTTGAGAACGTCTGTCATCTCGTTGCCACGTTCGCCGCAGCCTACGTATACGATTATATCCGCGTCGCTCCACTTAGCGAGCGCGTGCTGTAAAACGGTCTTGCCCGAGCCGAACGGACCAGGAACGGCAGCCACGCCGCCGCGCGCTATAGGAAACAACGTATCGACTACGCGCTGACCGGTAATAAGCGGTTCCACTGGCGGAAGCTTTTCAATATACGGTCTGCCGCGCCGCACCGGCCAGTACTGATGCATACGTACGTCGTGTTTTTTCTTGCCGTCGTTTACGACCGCAACGGTCTGCTCAACGGTGAACGCGCCGCTCTTAATGCTGTCGATCTTGCCGCTTACGCCGTAAGGCACCATTATGCGGTGCGTGATAACCTCGTTCTCCTGCACCGTGCCGATAACGTCGCCTGCCTGAACGGCATCGCCTTTCTTAACGACGGGCGTGAACTCCCACTTCTTTTCGTGGTCGAGCGCGTGCGCGGAAACGCCGCGGTCGATGCGGTCGCCCGACAATGCTTGAAGCTTTTCGAGCGGGCGCTGAATACCGTCGTAAATACCGCCGATAAGCCCCGGACCGAGCTCGACGGACAGCGGCTGTTCGGTCGAGGTCACGGGCTCGCCCGTGCCGAGCATACTCGTTTCCTCGTATACCTGTATGGACGCCTTATCGCCGCGCAATTCGATTACCTCGCCGATAAGTCCTTTGTCTGACACGTGTACCACGTCGTACATCTTGACGTCCTGCATACCGTCCGCTACGATAAGCGGTCCGCTTATTTTGATGATTTTACCCATAACTATTCTCCACAAATTCTCTAAAAGAACGCTCAAAGCGTGCGAGCAAAGTCGAGCACGCTAAAACAATATATCAACTCCTACGGCTTTTTCGACGTCCTTCTTGACGCCTGCAAGCCCGAACCCGTTCGAGCCCATAGAGCCCGGAATACTTAACACAACGGGATAGGTCTTGCTTTTAAGTTTTTGCATAAGCGCTTCCATTTTGGCGGCGTAGTTCTCGGTAACGAGTATAACCGCATACTCGCCGCTCTTACTTATCTCGCGAAGCGTATCCGCCGCCGCGTACTCGTTATCGACCTTGTACACCGCCGCGCCGATCGCAAGAAACGCCGTTGCGCTCTCGCTGTCGCCTATTACCGCAATTTTACCTGTCTTTTCCAAATGATACTCCGTAATCTATTCGTAAGCTTTATTACGAATTATAAATATCGGACAACCGATTATAGAACCCGTCCTTGACGCCCGTCTTAACGCACACAAGCGCCATTTTGACCGTTTTAAGCTCGATAAGCGCGTCGGTGTAGTAATTGATAAACGGCTCGTACGACGTGTAATTTTCCACCTGTTTGGCGGTGAGATAGTACAAATAATCGTCGGCGTCACGCTCGGCTTTCCAAAGGTTTTTGAACTCGTCCGCCGCTATGCGCGTTGCGTATT
This region of Clostridiales bacterium genomic DNA includes:
- the nifJ gene encoding pyruvate:ferredoxin (flavodoxin) oxidoreductase; protein product: MVKMTIDGNTAASHVAYAFSEVAAIYPITPSSPMAEYADEWATAGRKNMFGQELRIAEMQSEGGAAGAVHGSLCAGALTTTYTASQGLLLMIPNMYKISGELLPTVFHVSARALAAHALNIFGDHSDVMACRQTGFAMLASNSVQEAMDLALVAHLSTLKAKVPFLHFFDGFRTSHEIDKIDGIEYDEMKKLAEKTGCMEEIREFKSRALNPEHPTQKGTAQNADIYFQNREAANKYYDATPDIVQAMMDEVKTVTGREYKLFQYYGDKKAEDVIVMMGSGCEAVEETVDYLAKQGKKVGLLKVRLYRPFSVAHFVKALPASVKRIAVLDRTKEPGSLGEPLYLDVCTALLEAGKADIKVIGGRYGLGSKEFNPSMVNAVYKNLEAAKPKNHFTIGINDDVTNSSLDYSEFINASPAGTIRCKFYGLGSDGTVGANKNSIKIIGDHTNKYAQGYFFYDSKKSGGLTISHLRFGDVPIKSTYLIDQADFVACHNPSYVTHYNMVDDIKEGGVFLLNCHWTPEQLDCELPAEMKQTIAKKHIKLYTIDALKIVNEIGARKGVNTVCQAAFFKLADIIPYEEAAGYMKQMIKKAYGKKGDDVVNMNYACVDNAIAGLVEVKVPAEWANAKTGAKAAEVGGDDYFKNVVNPILRQEGDKLPVSAFAADGTVPTGTTKYEKRGIAPTVPVWIADNCIQCNQCSLVCPHACLRPVLSTKAQDAKAPKTYITKPAVAQLKDTAYNYRIQLSPLDCTGCGSCANVCPAKEKALVMKPLDDVIDAESKNYAHSETIPFVDVADKVKVDTVKGSQFKQPLFEFSGACAGCGETPYVKLITQLFGDRMVVANATGCSSIYGGSAPTCPYTKNAEGHGPAWANSLFEDNAEYGYGMHLAYKARREALKDKVAALAATGCEKCAAACNNWINNMDDAAGSKAAAAELVKVLEGAKKLDAEKAALVKDILADKDCLVKKSIWIFGGDGWAYDIGYGGLDHVLASGEDVNVLVVDTEVYSNTGGQSSKSTPTGSVAKFAAGGKRTKKKDLGAMAMTYGYVYVAQVAMGADKNQVIKAIAEAEAYHGPSLIIAYATCINHGIDMSKGMAEEDKAVKAGYWQLYRFNPDLAEKGENPFILDSKDPTGSYQEFIGGETRYKSLAKAKPEIAQQLFERAEQEAKARLEGYKQRAKKD
- a CDS encoding helix-turn-helix transcriptional regulator — its product is MFGTRLKELRADRGLSQQALAQQIRVSQKAIDYWERGVNEPKATYIVLLADFFGVSTDYLLGRTDII
- a CDS encoding V-type ATP synthase subunit D, encoding MARLNVNPTRMELRRLKDRLKTAERGHKLLKDKSDEMVRQFLVLIKENKRLREEIEGEIADALKAFAFAGGVPLDVVQAIALPTLTAKITVGSKNVMGVDVPFMTTERVGEVQLPYALCSAPAELDDAVLKLTALTDKILHLAEVEKTCNMLADEIEKNRRRVNALEYVMIPQLQETIKYILMKLDENERAAIVRLMKVK
- a CDS encoding V-type ATP synthase subunit B — translated: MRKEYRTIREVVGPLMLVEQVEGVKYNELVKITQNGTDEVRLGRVLEVDGDKALVQLFAPSRGLKIADAKAQFTGKAIELKASHDMLGRVFDGMGNPIDGGAEILPEKSLDINGSPLNPASRDYPNEFIQTGVSAIDGLNTLVRGQKLPVFSASGLPHADLAAQIARQAKVKNTDDKFAVVFAAMGITYEESEFFINDFRRTGAIDRTVMYLNLANDPAVERINTPRMAMTAAEYLAFDCDMHVLVIMTDITNYAEALREISAARREVPGRRGYPGYLYTDLATIYERAGRIRGKKGSITLIPILTMPEDDKTHPIPDLTGYITEGQIILSRELYKKGFNPPIDVLPSLSRLKDKGIGKGKTRKDHADTMNQLFSAYSRGKDAKELSAILGDAALTDVDKLYAKFAEEFEKKYINQGFDANRSIEETLDIGWELLRILPRSELKRIRDEHLDEFYDAKK
- a CDS encoding V-type ATP synthase subunit A — encoded protein: MVMGKIIKISGPLIVADGMQDVKMYDVVHVSDKGLIGEVIELRGDKASIQVYEETSMLGTGEPVTSTEQPLSVELGPGLIGGIYDGIQRPLEKLQALSGDRIDRGVSAHALDHEKKWEFTPVVKKGDAVQAGDVIGTVQENEVITHRIMVPYGVSGKIDSIKSGAFTVEQTVAVVNDGKKKHDVRMHQYWPVRRGRPYIEKLPPVEPLITGQRVVDTLFPIARGGVAAVPGPFGSGKTVLQHALAKWSDADIIVYVGCGERGNEMTDVLNEFPELIDPKTNQPLMKRTVLIANTSDMPVAAREASIYTGITIAEYYRDMGYSVAIMADSTSRWAEALREMSGRLQEMPGEEGYPAYLSSRLAEFYERAGTVRLLGSKERTGSVTAIGAVSPPGGDMSEPVSQATLRIVKVYWGLSSALAYKRHFPAIDWLVSYSLYSDRLAEWFSRNVDQQFNAYRTEISKILQDEARLDEIVRLVGMDALSPRDRLTMEAAKSVREDYLHQNSFHEVDTYTSLKKQFKMLKLIVDYYHQGQRALDRGVGVDDILGVPCREQIGRAKYVVETDMAKLDTLHDEMVQQLAELKQEND
- a CDS encoding V-type ATP synthase subunit F, which gives rise to MEKTGKIAVIGDSESATAFLAIGAAVYKVDNEYAAADTLREISKSGEYAVILVTENYAAKMEALMQKLKSKTYPVVLSIPGSMGSNGFGLAGVKKDVEKAVGVDILF